GGAAAGGCCATGGACCCGGGCTCCGACGTGGAGCGGCTGAGCGACGCGGGAATCCCCGTCCGGCTGGACAGGACGTCCGCCCACATGCACCACAAGTTCGCCGTGTTCGACCGGCTGCGGCTGGTGACGGGCAGCTACAACTGGACGCGCTCGGCCGCCACGCACAACCACGAGAACATCCTGGTGTCCGACGACGCGCGGCTGGTGCAGCCCTTCAGCCGCGCGTTCGACGCGCTGTGGGAGACGCTCGCTTAAGGAGCGTCTCCCCTCAGCCCGCGCTACAGCAGGTTGTCCTTCCACGGCCCGGACACTTGGACCGACTGGCCTGCCTCCCGCGCCCACAGCCGCGGGTCATACATGGCCTCCGCCTCCGCCGACGGCAGGGTGAAGGCACCCGCCGTCACCGCGCGCACCGCGTAGATGACCTTCTTCGTCTCGCGAGGCCCCAGGCTGCCGAAGACCTCCATGCGGTCATCCCGGATGTTCACGTAGTCGGCGGACCACAGCGACTCCGGCGCCGCCCAGTCCACCGAGCCGCCCCGGCCCAGCCGCGCGTTCTCGATTTCCCAGCCCGCCGGCAGCCGGTCCACCAGCGCGATGTTCTGCACGCGTTCGGCCGTGGTGTTCTGAATCGCCAGCTCCACGTAGACCAGGTCCGCCAGCGCCACCGGGGCCGGGCCCACGGCCAGCGCCGTGCCGTCCGCCTTGCGCCAGGTGCGCGAGAGCGCCAGGCCCTCGCCGCCCACGCGCGGCTTGCCGTCCGAGCGCACGCCCTCGCTGCTGAGGATGAGGTACAGCTTCCCTTCGTCCTTGGACTTCACCTCCAACTGGAGCCCCTGCCGCTCGCTGGCCCGGGCCAGGGCCCAGGTCCGGTCGGAGGTCCGCGTCCCCTTGTCCTGCACCGGCGTCACCGCCTTGCCGTCCGCCATCAGCACCGGCGCGGCGAAGGTGGTGGCCGCGCCCTGGATGCGCTTGCCCAGGCCGGTGATGCCCCACACCAGCTCCTGCGTGGTGTACCAGTCGCTGCGGTGCGCCTGGAGCGACTCGGCCACCATGCGCGCCAGCGGCTCGCCCGCGGCGTCCTTGCCGAACAGGTCCTCGAAGGTGCTCAGCATGAAGCCCCGGCGGCGGCGGTCCGAATAGAAGGACCAGTCATTGCGCCGCACGTCGGTGACGGGGGACAGGTCCGGGTTGCGCAGCTCCTTCTCGTAGCGGCGGTCACCCGACAGCCACAGCGCGGCCTTGAGCATGTAGTCCTGCTCCAGCTTCTCGCCGGACAGCGGCGCCTTCTTCGCGGACTCCGCCAACGCGTCCACCATCTTCTGGATGCGCGCCTTGCGGCCCTTGCCCGCCACCGACAGGACGTAGTGCATGTAGGCCTCGGCGTTCTCCGTCTGGCTGTCGCGCTTCTCCATCCGGTTCACCTCGTTGGACATCCACGTCAGCGCGTCGTTCAGCCGGTCCTGCGGCACGGGGTACTTCAGCTTCTGCGCGTCCAGCAGCATGTGCGTGGCGTAGGCCGAGCCCCAGTCCACCGGCTCGGTGGCGCCGGGCCAGTAGCCGAAGCCGCCGGACGACGTCTGCATGGACAACACGCGGTTGATGCCCGCCAGCACCATGTCGCTGACGGAGGCGCCCTTCGTCAGCGTGGGGTCCACGTCATTCACCAGCTCGGACACGTACAGCAGCGGCCGGGTGGAGGACGTGGTCTGCTCCACGCAGCCGTAGGGGTAGCGCACCAGGTACGAGAGGTGCTGGAGCGAGCGCGCGTACGGGTTGGCCGTCACCCACAGCGTGGAGCGCTCCGTTGTCGGCACCCAGCCCTTGAGGTACTGCGACACGTCCGTCGTCCCCTCCGCGAGCTCGATTTGCTGCACCCGCCGCTCCCGCGGGCCCGCGGGTGACAGCGGCACGTCCAGCGACTCGTGCGAGGTGTAGCCGCCGCCCTCCACCGTCACCTTCAACCGCGCCGCGCCCACCGCCTGCACCGCGCGGGCCTGGAAGACGAAGGTGTGGGACTTCGTGTCCTCCACCCGCGCCTGGCCCTCGCTCTTGCCCAGGAGTTGGAGCGGCGAGGTGGCCACCGCGGGCATCACCAGCCCCGGCACCGGCAGGGACTCGGCGGTGAGCGTCACCTTCACGTCCTGCGCCTTGCCGGACAGGTTGGTGACGAAGACGGGCACCTGGATTTCGTCGTTCTGCGTGAGGAAGCGCGGCAGCGTCGTCTGGAGGACCAGCGGGTCTCTCACCACCACCTGCGCGCTGGCGCGGCCAATGCGCTGCGGGCCGGCCGTCACCGCCATCACCCGCACCGCGCCGCGGTACTGCGGCAGCTTGAAGGGCACGCGCAGCTTGCCGTTCGCGGGCACCGGCAGCAGGCCGCTCCACAGCGCCACCGGCTTGACGGGCTGCACCCGCCCGGCGGCGCTGCCCTCGCCGTCACCACCCGTGGAGCGTGACGCGCCACCCGGGGGCACCAGCAGCGTCCAGCCCAGCGTCTCGTAGGTCTCCACGCCCAGCTCCCGCTTGACGAAGAGCTGCTTCTGCGGGTCGGGGCTCTGGAAGCGCGTGAGGGAGAGGATGCCCTCGTCCACCACCGCCACCGTGGCGAAGGTGGGGCCCTCCTGAGCGCCCAGCTCCAGCTCCACCGTGAGGGTGTCGTTGGAGCGCACCTCCTTGGGGACGTTCATCGTCACCGACTGCGTGTACTCCACCGGCTCCAGCGTCACGCTGCCCACGCCGAAGGCGCGGTCCGGCATGAAGGCCTCGGCGGACTCCAGGTGCGGGTCCTTCACCAGGAACGTGCTGATGTAGACGTTGGGCGCGAAGGCGGACGGCGTGAAGGTCCACGTCGCCTCGCCGGGCTCCACCGCCACCCAGTGGGACGCGAGCACGCGGTCCGTCTCCGCCGTGAAGAGCATGCGGCCCTTGTAGGGCGCCTTCACCTTCACGGTGATGGCCTGCCCCACGCGGCCCTTCGCCGGCAGCAGCAGGTTCAGCGCCGTGGGCTTGAGCGGGCGCGGCGTCTGGTCCACGCGCGAGCCCTCGCCCCACCAGTAGTAGCGGCCCTCCCCCTCCAGCTCCAGGTCCGTCTGCGCGCCGCCGGAGCGCACGCGCACGATGTAGCCCGCGGCGTCCGCGCCCGGCGTCACGTCCAGCGAGAAGCGGCCGTCCTTCACCGCCACCGAGGAGCGGCCCTCCCGCAGCGGACGCAGGTGGCGCTGGTAGCGCTCGTAGCCCTCGTTCTCGTCATAGAAGTAGCCGTACTCCTCCTCCAGGCGCAGGTACTCCACGTCCACGGACGCGGGCGCCTTGCCGGACGCCGTCACCAGCTTGCCGTCCCAGTCCACCACCACGCCCTTCACCGTGAAGGGCTTGCCGGCCTTCACCTTGCCCGTGCTGGCCTGGAGGCCCACGTAATAGGTCTCCGGGTGCACCGGCACCTGCACGCTGTTCACGGTGGAGCGGCCGCTGCCGGACTCGAAGACGCTGGCCAGCGCGCTCAGCTCGGCGGCCCCCTTCAGGGCGCCCATGGCCCCCTGGGCCGGGCAGCGCAGCAGCGCCTGGCCCTTGGCGTCCAGCGTGCCCTTCACCTGCCCCAGCGTCACGCCGCGCGGCTCGCTGCCATCCGGGCGCCAGAGGCCATAGGTGTACTGCGCGTTGTCCTTGGGCTTGAACGAGGACGGCACCAGCCGGCACGACACCTCCACCGGGCTGCCCTCCGCCGAGCCACCGAAGAGGTACGCCGCCTCCACGCCCACCGGAATCTCCTCGCCCTGCAGGTAGCCGCGCTTCTCCGTGCGCGCCTCCACCTTCATGCGCTCGGGGACGAACTCCTCCACGCTGAGGTGGTACGAGGCCACGTCGCGGTCGGCGACCTTCAGCGTCACGCCGTAGCGGCCCGTGTCCTGGAAGGAGTCGAAGGGCAGGTCCAGCGACACCAGGCCCGCGGCGTTCGTCTTCAGCGACACCTTCTTCAGCTCGCGCTCGCGCGGGTCCACCACGCGCAGCTCCACCGGCATCCCCGCGGCAGGCGCCTTGTCGTCCTGGCCGCGCAGCACCGCGGCGATGTGCGCGGTGTCACCAGGCCGGTACACGCCCCGGTCGGACCAGAGGGAGGCGCGGTAGGCCTTCTCGGAGCGGTACGGCTCGCCCTGCACGTCCGAGTTGGCGATCTCCGTCTTCAGCTCGCTGTACTTGAGATACGTCAGCTCCTCGCCATCCCGGGCGATGAGCGCGAAGGGCTCGCTGGCATCGACGCCCGGCGCGGGCACCTTGAGCACGCAGCCATCCGCCGCCACCGTGGTGCAGCGGGCCACCGCCTCACCGCTCTTCTTCACCAGGGTGACTTCGACACCGGACAGCGGCTCGGTGTTCTCGATGCCCAGCGCCCACACCCAGACCTCTCCCACGCCACTGGAGCCGGGGGCCGGTCCGCCGCGCTTGGCCACGAGGCTCAGGTTGGTGAGCAGGATGCGGCTGGCCGCCTCATAGCGGCCCTGCTTGGCCGTGATTTCCACCAGGCCCCGGATGTTGCCGGGCACCAGGTTGGCCACGTCCACGTAGGTGGTGGAGAGCGTGTCCGCCGGCGCCTTGAGGGCCAGCGTCCGCTTGGCGACGACGTTGGAGGTGCGCTCATCCGCGCGCTCCCGGTAGTCGTCGCTCATCCAGAAGACGAGGTTCTCCGGCGGCACGTTGCGGACGGTGAGCTCCGCCGAGTCCAGGTTGAGGTGCTGCAGCGGCAGGTTGCGCCACGCGCTGCGCGGCAAGTAGCGGCCCGTCGTCGCGAAGGAGAGCTGGGGCGAGCGCGCGGGGACGGCGACCGCCTCCTCGAAGGTGGCCAGCAGCATGCCGCCGCCCACCGAGGCCGTGCCGGCGTCGATGCGCAGCGTGTACGAGCCGCGCTTGAAGTCACCGAAGATGCGGAAGCCGCGGCGGCTCGGCGCCACGGAGACCTTGACCGCGGGCGACAGGTGGATGGCGTCGGCGGCCACGCCCTCGTCCAACGAGCAGCCGCGGTTGCGGCTGTCCCAGTAGTACTCGTCATATCCGTCCGTCTCGCGAGGCGAGGGCGGCGCGGCGCCGTCCACGTCGCGGCAGCTCACCTCGAGGTAGTAGCCGTTGCTGCCCTGTTCCACCGAGACGCGGGTGATGTCGATGCGCTTGCCGGGGCGAACCTCGAACGCGCTCCGTGCCGCGGGGGCCACCACCTTCGCCTGCGACGCGGCGGGCAGGCCCGCCTGGAGGCTGAAGTCCACGGTGCGGCCCTGCTTGAGCAGGCCGCTGGTCAACTGCGCGGCCACGACGTTCCGCGACGGGACGACGGTGCGCCACTTCACGTCCCCCACGGCCTGGTTGCCCACCCGGAACGCGCCTCGCGAGCGCACGGCGGCGATGTCCACCGGGCCGGAGAAGAGGGCCTCCACCTCCACGCGACCCTTCACGATGTCGAGCTGGCGCGGCACCAGGCGGACGAACTGGAACGGCGGCGTGCTGAAGGCGTGGGACCACGCCCCCTCCACGGGGGGCTTCACCACGCCCGAGTTCAGCCCCACCGCCGCCGCCGTGACGGTGTACTTCGTGTCGAACGCGAAGCCGCTGTCCGCCGGCG
This genomic window from Myxococcus hansupus contains:
- a CDS encoding alpha-2-macroglobulin family protein, yielding MGSQSVVTQRPPWAKRSGWLLAALLVGTTLAGCKKEEASSETPATQPPPPVTQTPAAAPDSGTTAAAQAPKPVPPETLTPVIRAVSTGDTLPDRVVIEFPRNVRPADHVVTQDTSVTFAPSVQGTLTWTSESTLTFTPADSGFAFDTKYTVTAAAVGLNSGVVKPPVEGAWSHAFSTPPFQFVRLVPRQLDIVKGRVEVEALFSGPVDIAAVRSRGAFRVGNQAVGDVKWRTVVPSRNVVAAQLTSGLLKQGRTVDFSLQAGLPAASQAKVVAPAARSAFEVRPGKRIDITRVSVEQGSNGYYLEVSCRDVDGAAPPSPRETDGYDEYYWDSRNRGCSLDEGVAADAIHLSPAVKVSVAPSRRGFRIFGDFKRGSYTLRIDAGTASVGGGMLLATFEEAVAVPARSPQLSFATTGRYLPRSAWRNLPLQHLNLDSAELTVRNVPPENLVFWMSDDYRERADERTSNVVAKRTLALKAPADTLSTTYVDVANLVPGNIRGLVEITAKQGRYEAASRILLTNLSLVAKRGGPAPGSSGVGEVWVWALGIENTEPLSGVEVTLVKKSGEAVARCTTVAADGCVLKVPAPGVDASEPFALIARDGEELTYLKYSELKTEIANSDVQGEPYRSEKAYRASLWSDRGVYRPGDTAHIAAVLRGQDDKAPAAGMPVELRVVDPRERELKKVSLKTNAAGLVSLDLPFDSFQDTGRYGVTLKVADRDVASYHLSVEEFVPERMKVEARTEKRGYLQGEEIPVGVEAAYLFGGSAEGSPVEVSCRLVPSSFKPKDNAQYTYGLWRPDGSEPRGVTLGQVKGTLDAKGQALLRCPAQGAMGALKGAAELSALASVFESGSGRSTVNSVQVPVHPETYYVGLQASTGKVKAGKPFTVKGVVVDWDGKLVTASGKAPASVDVEYLRLEEEYGYFYDENEGYERYQRHLRPLREGRSSVAVKDGRFSLDVTPGADAAGYIVRVRSGGAQTDLELEGEGRYYWWGEGSRVDQTPRPLKPTALNLLLPAKGRVGQAITVKVKAPYKGRMLFTAETDRVLASHWVAVEPGEATWTFTPSAFAPNVYISTFLVKDPHLESAEAFMPDRAFGVGSVTLEPVEYTQSVTMNVPKEVRSNDTLTVELELGAQEGPTFATVAVVDEGILSLTRFQSPDPQKQLFVKRELGVETYETLGWTLLVPPGGASRSTGGDGEGSAAGRVQPVKPVALWSGLLPVPANGKLRVPFKLPQYRGAVRVMAVTAGPQRIGRASAQVVVRDPLVLQTTLPRFLTQNDEIQVPVFVTNLSGKAQDVKVTLTAESLPVPGLVMPAVATSPLQLLGKSEGQARVEDTKSHTFVFQARAVQAVGAARLKVTVEGGGYTSHESLDVPLSPAGPRERRVQQIELAEGTTDVSQYLKGWVPTTERSTLWVTANPYARSLQHLSYLVRYPYGCVEQTTSSTRPLLYVSELVNDVDPTLTKGASVSDMVLAGINRVLSMQTSSGGFGYWPGATEPVDWGSAYATHMLLDAQKLKYPVPQDRLNDALTWMSNEVNRMEKRDSQTENAEAYMHYVLSVAGKGRKARIQKMVDALAESAKKAPLSGEKLEQDYMLKAALWLSGDRRYEKELRNPDLSPVTDVRRNDWSFYSDRRRRGFMLSTFEDLFGKDAAGEPLARMVAESLQAHRSDWYTTQELVWGITGLGKRIQGAATTFAAPVLMADGKAVTPVQDKGTRTSDRTWALARASERQGLQLEVKSKDEGKLYLILSSEGVRSDGKPRVGGEGLALSRTWRKADGTALAVGPAPVALADLVYVELAIQNTTAERVQNIALVDRLPAGWEIENARLGRGGSVDWAAPESLWSADYVNIRDDRMEVFGSLGPRETKKVIYAVRAVTAGAFTLPSAEAEAMYDPRLWAREAGQSVQVSGPWKDNLL